From a single Nicotiana tabacum cultivar K326 chromosome 8, ASM71507v2, whole genome shotgun sequence genomic region:
- the LOC107784808 gene encoding putative serine/threonine-protein kinase WNK4 isoform X1, which produces MYKGRFSEHSKESQDDLRYVEIDPTGRYGRFEEVLGKGAMKTVYRAIDELLGMEMAWNQIKLNDLLHSPEDMERLYSEVHLLSTLNHHSIMRFYTSWIDVEHRTFNFITEMFTSGTLRGYRKKYQRVDIRAIKNWARQILEGLVYLHEHDPPVIHRDLKCDNIFVNGHLGQVKVGDLGLAAILRGSQRAHSVIGTPEFMAPELYEENYNELVDVYSFGMCMLEMLTGEYPYSECVNPAQIYKKVTSGKRPRAFYKVQDLDAQRFIRKCLEPASKRLSAKELMVDPFLALDNIDGKSVTMMQLQKPFLNDKIAIEDLHLNDDAPRTNMTITGKLNPEDDTILIKVQIADNEGDVRNVYFPFDIVTDTPTEVANEMVKELDITDWKPHEIANMIDGEISGLVPQWKKWNQFESADYQVLSYKDDDNDHHNPFQGFSSCSSSQVSLSGLLSSQVIDTNTNDPHWLHGDMFDDTSSQSSSHSANYSNFNYFSDDENDPVTTSTKQSQPATAISHHTSRFCPGENSSTGQSLAKMCYKQCKDMLKLKGTSSTSKEKDKVDARRLTRNKSLVDMRSQLLHKTLVEEVHKRRLFKTVGAVENIGFQQPYEDSRRSPQSMNCTYSMRLLSDEKGRGHKPRRR; this is translated from the exons ATGTATAAGGGAAGATTTTCAGAACACAGTAAAGAATCACAGGATGATCTTAGATATGTTGAAATTGACCCTACTGGTCGTTATGGACGT TTCGAGGAAGTTTTGGGAAAAGGGGCAATGAAAACAGTGTATAGAGCAATTGATGAGTTGCTAGGTATGGAAATGGCATGGaaccaaattaaattaaatgaTTTGCTTCATTCACCAGAGGATATGGAGAGGCTTTACTCTGAAGTTCATCTGCTTAGCACTCTCAATCATCATTCTATCATGAGATTCTATACTTCTTGGATTGATGTTGAACACAGGACCTTTAATTTCATTACCGAGATGTTCACTTCCGGTACTCTCCGAGG ATACAGAAAGAAGTATCAGCGAGTTGATATTCGAGCTATAAAGAATTGGGCACGCCAAATACTGGAAGGTCTTGTTTATTTACACGAACATGATCCTCCAGTGATCCATCGAGACCTGAAGTGTGATAACATATTTGTTAACGGTCATCTTGGACAAGTGAAGGTTGGGGACCTGGGCTTAGCTGCAATTCTTCGTGGATCACAGAGAGCGCACAGTGTTATAG GGACACCTGAGTTCATGGCACCGGAACTATACGAGGAGAACTATAATGAGCTAGTTGATGTATATTCATTTGGCATGTGCATGTTAGAGATGCTTACTGGTGAATATCCATACAGTGAATGTGTTAACCCCGCACAAATATACAAGAAAGTGACCTCT GGTAAGAGGCCTAGGGCATTTTATAAAGTCCAAGATCTGGATGCACAAAGGTTTATTAGGAAATGCTTGGAGCCAGCATCAAAAAGATTATCAGCTAAAGAACTAATGGTTGATCCATTTCTTGCATTAGATAATATTGATGGTAAGTCGGTGACAATGATGCAACTTCAAAAGCCTTTCTTGAATGATAAAATTGCTATCGAGGACCTCCACTTGAATGACGACGCTCCAAGGACTAATATGACCATCACGGGGAAATTGAATCCTGAAGACGATACCATTTTAATTAAGGTGCAGATTGCGGATAATGAAG GTGATGTTAGGAATGTGTATTTCCCGTTTGACATAGTAACTGACACCCCCACGGAGGTTGCAAATGAAATGGTGAAGGAATTAGATATAACAGACTGGAAGCCGCATGAAATAGCTAATATGATCGATGGAGAGATATCTGGCCTGGTACCTCAGTGGAAGAAATGGAATCAGTTTGAATCTGCCGATTACCAGGTGCTAAGCTATAAAGACGACGATAATGATCACCATAACCCTTTCCAAGGTTTCTCATCTTGCTCATCTTCTCAAGTGTCATTGTCAGGTCTGCTCTCCTCTCAAGTGATTGACACAAACACCAATGATCCTCATTGGCTTCATG GCGATATGTTTGATGACACCAGCTCTCAAAGCTCATCGCACTCTGCAAATTATTCCAACTTCAATTACTTCTCTGATGATGAGAATGATCCCGTGACAACCTCTACAAAACAAAGTCAGCCAGCTACTGCAATTAGCCACCATACTTCCCGGTTTTGTCCCGGGGAAAACTCAAGCACCGGGCAGTCTTTAGCAAAAATGTGCTACAAGCAGTGCAAAGATATGCTAAAATTAAAAGGAACTTCTTCCACTTCTAAAGAAAAGGACAAAGTTGATGCGCGTAGACTAACAAGGAACAAGTCCTTAGTGGATATGCGCAGCCAGTTGCTGCACAAGACATTGGTGGAGGAAGTGCACAAGAGACGATTGTTCAAGACGGTTGGTGCTGTGGAAAATATTGGGTTTCAACAACCTTATGAGGATTCAAGAAGGAGTCCTCAATCAATGAATTGTACTTATTCCATGAGATTGTTGAGTGACGAGAAGGGACGAGGTCACAAACCAAGAAGACGTTGA
- the LOC107784809 gene encoding protein LATERAL BRANCHING OXIDOREDUCTASE 1, translating to MVETVFKSVQELANSNQIPEKYIHNQGSINTFPPLLDVPDVDLSLIISSSHSPAREQELNKLQSGLRSCGCFQVINHGIADSFLDRVRDISKQFFALPTEEKLKYARTVDDIEGYGNDSVLSENQTLDWTDRLYLNVMPKDIRKLQFWPEKPECFREVFEEYIKNMKLLSESLLKAIATSLNLEENCFLDQCGERGMMVARFNFYPPCPRPDVVLGVKPHADGSAITLLLQDKEVEGLQVLKDDQWFRVPVVPYGILINVGDQVEIMSNGIFKSPVHRVVTNTERERNTLAVFIMPDVDVEIGPVEKLINEERPRLYKNIKNFVELFFQNYQRGRRPIEAAMICQELDS from the exons ATGGTAGAAACAGTTTTCAAGTCAGTTCAAGAACTGGCAAACAGCAATCAAATTCCAGAAAAGTATATTCATAATCAAGGCTCAATCAATACATTTCCTCCACTGCTGGATGTGCCAGATGTTGATCTTAGTCTTATCATTTCATCATCCCATTCCCCCGCCCGAGAACAAGAGCTCAACAAACTTCAATCAGGTCTCAGGTCTTGTGGCTGCTTCCAG GTCATAAATCATGGAATAGCAGATTCATTTCTTGACAGAGTGCGCGATATTAGCAAACAGTTCTTCGCTCTTCCAACTGAAGAGAAGCTTAAATATGCTAGAACAGTTGATGACATTGAAGGATACGGAAATGATTCAGTTCTTTCAGAAAACCAAACACTTGATTGGACCGACAGATTGTATCTAAATGTGATGCCTAAAGACATAAGGAAACTCCAATTCTGGCCAGAAAAACCTGAATGTTTTAG GGAAGTTTTTGAAGAATATAtcaagaatatgaagttgttGAGTGAGTCCCTCCTAAAGGCCATAGCGACGTCATTGAACTTGGAGGAGAACTGCTTTCTGGACCAGTGTGGAGAGCGAGGAATGATGGTTGCACGATTCAACTTCTATCCTCCATGCCCAAGGCCTGATGTTGTACTCGGAGTCAAACCACATGCCGATGGATCAGCCATTACCCTCCTGTTGCAAGACAAAGAAGTTGAAGGGCTTCAGGTTCTAAAAGATGATCAATGGTTTAGAGTGCCCGTTGTCCCATACGGTATCCTAATTAATGTTGGAGATCAAGTTGAG ATAATGAGCAATGGAATTTTCAAGAGCCCTGTGCACAGGGTGGTGACGAACACAGAAAGAGAAAGAAACACTCTTGCTGTTTTCATTATGCCAGATGTAGATGTTGAGATTGGACCAGTGGAGAAGCTTATCAATGAGGAAAGGCCAAGACTGTACAAGAACATTAAGAATTTTGTTGAACTCTTCTTCCAAAACTATCAGCGCGGGAGAAGACCTATAGAAGCAGCAATGATATGCCAAGAACTCGATAGCTGA
- the LOC107784808 gene encoding putative serine/threonine-protein kinase WNK4 isoform X2, with protein sequence MYKGRFSEHSKESQDDLRYVEIDPTGRYGRFEEVLGKGAMKTVYRAIDELLGMEMAWNQIKLNDLLHSPEDMERLYSEVHLLSTLNHHSIMRFYTSWIDVEHRTFNFITEMFTSGTLRGYRKKYQRVDIRAIKNWARQILEGLVYLHEHDPPVIHRDLKCDNIFVNGHLGQVKVGDLGLAAILRGSQRAHSVIGTPEFMAPELYEENYNELVDVYSFGMCMLEMLTGEYPYSECVNPAQIYKKVTSGKRPRAFYKVQDLDAQRFIRKCLEPASKRLSAKELMVDPFLALDNIDGKSVTMMQLQKPFLNDKIAIEDLHLNDDAPRTNMTITGKLNPEDDTILIKVQIADNEGDVRNVYFPFDIVTDTPTEVANEMVKELDITDWKPHEIANMIDGEISGLVPQWKKWNQFESADYQVLSYKDDDNDHHNPFQGFSSCSSSQVSLSGDMFDDTSSQSSSHSANYSNFNYFSDDENDPVTTSTKQSQPATAISHHTSRFCPGENSSTGQSLAKMCYKQCKDMLKLKGTSSTSKEKDKVDARRLTRNKSLVDMRSQLLHKTLVEEVHKRRLFKTVGAVENIGFQQPYEDSRRSPQSMNCTYSMRLLSDEKGRGHKPRRR encoded by the exons ATGTATAAGGGAAGATTTTCAGAACACAGTAAAGAATCACAGGATGATCTTAGATATGTTGAAATTGACCCTACTGGTCGTTATGGACGT TTCGAGGAAGTTTTGGGAAAAGGGGCAATGAAAACAGTGTATAGAGCAATTGATGAGTTGCTAGGTATGGAAATGGCATGGaaccaaattaaattaaatgaTTTGCTTCATTCACCAGAGGATATGGAGAGGCTTTACTCTGAAGTTCATCTGCTTAGCACTCTCAATCATCATTCTATCATGAGATTCTATACTTCTTGGATTGATGTTGAACACAGGACCTTTAATTTCATTACCGAGATGTTCACTTCCGGTACTCTCCGAGG ATACAGAAAGAAGTATCAGCGAGTTGATATTCGAGCTATAAAGAATTGGGCACGCCAAATACTGGAAGGTCTTGTTTATTTACACGAACATGATCCTCCAGTGATCCATCGAGACCTGAAGTGTGATAACATATTTGTTAACGGTCATCTTGGACAAGTGAAGGTTGGGGACCTGGGCTTAGCTGCAATTCTTCGTGGATCACAGAGAGCGCACAGTGTTATAG GGACACCTGAGTTCATGGCACCGGAACTATACGAGGAGAACTATAATGAGCTAGTTGATGTATATTCATTTGGCATGTGCATGTTAGAGATGCTTACTGGTGAATATCCATACAGTGAATGTGTTAACCCCGCACAAATATACAAGAAAGTGACCTCT GGTAAGAGGCCTAGGGCATTTTATAAAGTCCAAGATCTGGATGCACAAAGGTTTATTAGGAAATGCTTGGAGCCAGCATCAAAAAGATTATCAGCTAAAGAACTAATGGTTGATCCATTTCTTGCATTAGATAATATTGATGGTAAGTCGGTGACAATGATGCAACTTCAAAAGCCTTTCTTGAATGATAAAATTGCTATCGAGGACCTCCACTTGAATGACGACGCTCCAAGGACTAATATGACCATCACGGGGAAATTGAATCCTGAAGACGATACCATTTTAATTAAGGTGCAGATTGCGGATAATGAAG GTGATGTTAGGAATGTGTATTTCCCGTTTGACATAGTAACTGACACCCCCACGGAGGTTGCAAATGAAATGGTGAAGGAATTAGATATAACAGACTGGAAGCCGCATGAAATAGCTAATATGATCGATGGAGAGATATCTGGCCTGGTACCTCAGTGGAAGAAATGGAATCAGTTTGAATCTGCCGATTACCAGGTGCTAAGCTATAAAGACGACGATAATGATCACCATAACCCTTTCCAAGGTTTCTCATCTTGCTCATCTTCTCAAGTGTCATTGTCAG GCGATATGTTTGATGACACCAGCTCTCAAAGCTCATCGCACTCTGCAAATTATTCCAACTTCAATTACTTCTCTGATGATGAGAATGATCCCGTGACAACCTCTACAAAACAAAGTCAGCCAGCTACTGCAATTAGCCACCATACTTCCCGGTTTTGTCCCGGGGAAAACTCAAGCACCGGGCAGTCTTTAGCAAAAATGTGCTACAAGCAGTGCAAAGATATGCTAAAATTAAAAGGAACTTCTTCCACTTCTAAAGAAAAGGACAAAGTTGATGCGCGTAGACTAACAAGGAACAAGTCCTTAGTGGATATGCGCAGCCAGTTGCTGCACAAGACATTGGTGGAGGAAGTGCACAAGAGACGATTGTTCAAGACGGTTGGTGCTGTGGAAAATATTGGGTTTCAACAACCTTATGAGGATTCAAGAAGGAGTCCTCAATCAATGAATTGTACTTATTCCATGAGATTGTTGAGTGACGAGAAGGGACGAGGTCACAAACCAAGAAGACGTTGA